In a genomic window of Comamonadaceae bacterium OTU4NAUVB1:
- a CDS encoding acyltransferase, translating into MNVHFSPFAPLADLRSLLDDARQNNVDLLRALAIVAVLIHHGQHVFGGNVPFFGANGGWFGVQLFFVISGHLIAASCEKHDLWAYAVHRICRIAPAYLFFFLAIGIGARVVTAGAIVADPWGFVANLVFMQHLFPAALMRFDVLHVTWTLTIEVLWYALAPLLLVGNRTLGWPTVLVAVLVSTGWAWTASTGALDFLYPGVSDVNAGHAYLFVVNHFAAQVVFFVFGAWLHFHRRAVSRINPVLALGLAVLIFLAQPSYLVFNPMFVTGVGIALLLVAALNSETIRNRTAFFVSETSYAIYLCHFPVMLWVYHGLGLQGWAGAIASLAVIALLASLSHVLIERPFMRIGRRLTRLRTATVTTG; encoded by the coding sequence ATGAACGTGCACTTCTCTCCATTCGCGCCCCTTGCCGACCTGCGCTCGCTCTTGGACGACGCGCGGCAGAACAACGTCGATCTACTGCGCGCGCTGGCGATCGTCGCGGTGCTCATCCATCACGGTCAGCATGTCTTCGGAGGGAACGTGCCGTTCTTCGGCGCCAACGGAGGGTGGTTCGGCGTCCAGCTGTTCTTCGTGATCAGCGGCCATCTGATCGCTGCGAGCTGCGAGAAGCACGACCTTTGGGCCTATGCCGTGCACCGGATCTGCCGCATCGCCCCGGCCTACCTGTTCTTCTTCCTGGCGATCGGCATCGGGGCGCGGGTCGTCACGGCGGGCGCCATCGTGGCGGACCCGTGGGGCTTCGTGGCCAACCTCGTTTTCATGCAGCACCTGTTCCCGGCGGCGCTGATGAGGTTCGACGTGCTGCACGTCACCTGGACGCTGACCATCGAAGTGCTGTGGTACGCCCTCGCGCCCCTGCTGCTCGTCGGCAACCGGACGCTGGGCTGGCCGACGGTCCTGGTCGCCGTGCTCGTGTCGACCGGATGGGCCTGGACGGCCAGCACGGGCGCGCTCGACTTCCTCTACCCGGGGGTGAGCGACGTGAACGCCGGTCACGCCTACCTGTTCGTCGTCAACCATTTCGCCGCCCAGGTGGTCTTCTTCGTCTTCGGCGCCTGGCTGCATTTCCACCGGCGTGCCGTGTCACGGATCAATCCTGTCCTGGCGCTGGGCCTGGCGGTCCTCATCTTCCTGGCTCAGCCCTCCTATCTCGTCTTCAATCCAATGTTCGTCACGGGCGTCGGCATTGCACTGCTGCTGGTCGCAGCGCTTAACAGCGAGACGATCCGCAACCGCACCGCGTTCTTCGTTTCGGAAACCTCCTACGCCATCTACCTTTGCCATTTTCCGGTGATGCTGTGGGTCTACCATGGGCTGGGGTTGCAGGGCTGGGCGGGCGCGATCGCATCGCTCGCGGTTATCGCCCTGCTGGCGTCGCTGAGTCACGTGCTGATCGAGCGACCGTTCATGAGGATCGGGCGGCGGCTCACCCGGCTTCGAACGGCGACGGTCACCACCGGCTGA
- a CDS encoding chloride channel protein — protein MNHEPDFLENLRAELSSWRLWIDRAVVLGYAVAAGLFVVGFTIAAEFAFGLFERLHHAAPWAVLLWTPALTAGIVWITRRWFPGAAGSGIPQIKAALDPALPPERLGGFASLATAVAKIGLGVAGFAAGLSIGREGPSVQVAAGVMQHARRWLSPRSTLSLRALLVAGGAAGIAAAFNAPLAGVVFAIEELSGRMEARASGVIITAIVLAGLVAVSAFGNLSYFGVIRVPALGWELLGPGLLVALASGVAGGLFARLMIASLTGSPQRLNRWRARWPVRFAAAGGLLIAVIGLATGGVTFGAGSEAVKRMLAGHDALTPLFTLLKFIATWLTAWCGVPGGIFAPSLSIGAGIGEGIAQLAGPALGPALIAMGMAAFLAAVTQAPLTAFIIVMEMVDGHAMVLSLMASAMLASLVSRMISRPLYETLAEHMVATATATTARPDATAPRADGP, from the coding sequence ATGAATCACGAACCCGATTTCCTCGAGAACCTGCGTGCGGAACTGTCGAGCTGGCGCCTGTGGATCGACCGGGCCGTCGTGCTGGGCTACGCGGTGGCCGCCGGCCTGTTCGTGGTCGGCTTCACGATCGCGGCCGAATTCGCCTTCGGCCTGTTCGAGCGCCTGCACCATGCGGCGCCCTGGGCGGTGCTGCTCTGGACTCCCGCCCTCACGGCCGGCATCGTCTGGATCACGCGCCGGTGGTTCCCCGGCGCGGCCGGCTCCGGCATCCCGCAGATCAAGGCCGCGCTCGATCCCGCCCTGCCGCCCGAGCGGCTCGGCGGTTTCGCGTCGCTCGCCACCGCCGTGGCCAAGATCGGCCTCGGCGTCGCCGGCTTCGCGGCCGGACTGTCGATCGGCCGCGAGGGCCCGTCGGTGCAGGTGGCCGCCGGCGTCATGCAGCACGCGCGCCGCTGGCTCTCGCCGCGCAGCACGCTCAGCCTGCGCGCCCTGCTGGTCGCCGGCGGCGCGGCCGGCATCGCCGCCGCGTTCAACGCGCCGCTGGCGGGCGTGGTGTTCGCCATCGAGGAGCTGTCGGGCCGGATGGAGGCGCGCGCCAGCGGCGTGATCATCACGGCCATCGTGCTGGCGGGCCTCGTGGCCGTGTCGGCCTTCGGCAACCTGAGCTATTTCGGCGTCATCCGGGTGCCCGCGCTCGGCTGGGAGCTACTGGGCCCGGGCCTGCTGGTGGCGCTGGCCAGCGGCGTCGCGGGCGGGCTCTTCGCGCGCCTGATGATCGCGTCGCTGACCGGTTCGCCCCAGCGCCTGAACCGGTGGCGCGCGCGATGGCCGGTGCGGTTCGCCGCCGCCGGCGGCCTGCTGATCGCGGTGATCGGGCTGGCGACGGGCGGCGTCACCTTCGGGGCCGGTTCCGAGGCCGTCAAGCGCATGCTCGCGGGCCACGACGCGCTCACGCCGCTGTTCACGCTGCTGAAGTTCATCGCCACCTGGCTCACGGCCTGGTGCGGCGTGCCGGGCGGCATCTTCGCGCCGTCGCTGTCGATCGGCGCCGGCATCGGCGAGGGCATCGCCCAGCTGGCCGGTCCCGCGCTCGGCCCGGCCCTGATCGCCATGGGCATGGCGGCGTTCCTGGCCGCGGTGACGCAGGCGCCGCTGACGGCCTTCATCATCGTGATGGAGATGGTCGACGGGCACGCCATGGTGCTCAGCCTGATGGCCAGCGCGATGTTAGCGAGCCTGGTGTCGCGCATGATCAGCCGGCCGCTCTACGAGACGCTGGCCGAGCACATGGTGGCGACCGCGACCGCGACCACCGCGCGCCCGGACGCGACCGCCCCCCGCGCGGACGGGCCATGA
- a CDS encoding BMP family protein, with the protein MTLPSNGAAPARPPHPTRPDAPRRRRIVLGAAGAAVAPFLAACAAPPDDRPTAASGAAPRVAALFAGRVDDGGFMEAGWRGLERARAAFGVATTHVANVEPRRDLLAAALVDLAAAGPDLVVAYGGQNNEACADVAASFPKVRFVVTQGAVVAPNLASYDVLQEESAYLAGVLAALSTRTGVIGHMSGIRVRPGLKGRAAYAAGARAADPSVRLLTNFSGSQDDNALSRRIALAQIDAGADVIFTMLNAGRTGVVEACRQRGARQIGNVVDWVRSDPGVFIGSAMADVGMGVYEAVEDLRAGAFPAGRVRRIGLSVPGAVGLSLAPDVPARTRERIAAITADIAAGRLVVPEAYDGAEFATPR; encoded by the coding sequence ATGACCCTCCCGTCGAACGGCGCCGCGCCCGCGCGCCCTCCTCACCCGACCCGGCCCGACGCGCCGCGACGTCGCCGCATCGTCCTGGGCGCCGCCGGCGCCGCCGTGGCGCCCTTCCTGGCCGCCTGCGCCGCCCCGCCGGACGACCGGCCCACGGCGGCGTCCGGCGCCGCGCCACGGGTCGCGGCCCTGTTCGCCGGCCGCGTCGACGACGGCGGCTTCATGGAAGCCGGCTGGCGCGGGCTCGAGCGGGCCCGCGCCGCGTTCGGCGTCGCCACGACGCACGTGGCGAACGTCGAGCCACGGCGCGACCTGCTGGCGGCCGCGCTGGTCGACCTCGCGGCCGCCGGCCCCGACCTCGTCGTCGCGTACGGCGGCCAGAACAACGAGGCCTGCGCCGACGTCGCGGCGAGCTTCCCGAAGGTGCGCTTCGTCGTCACCCAGGGCGCCGTCGTGGCACCCAACCTGGCCAGCTACGACGTGCTGCAGGAGGAATCGGCCTACCTGGCCGGCGTGCTGGCGGCCCTGAGCACCCGCACGGGCGTCATCGGCCACATGTCGGGCATCCGGGTGCGGCCGGGCCTCAAGGGCCGCGCGGCCTACGCGGCCGGAGCCCGGGCCGCCGACCCGTCGGTGCGCCTGCTGACCAACTTCTCGGGCAGCCAGGACGACAACGCGCTGTCGCGCCGGATCGCCCTGGCGCAGATCGACGCCGGCGCCGACGTGATCTTCACGATGCTCAACGCCGGGCGCACCGGCGTCGTCGAGGCGTGCCGGCAGCGCGGCGCGCGCCAGATCGGCAACGTGGTCGACTGGGTCCGCAGCGACCCGGGCGTCTTCATCGGCTCGGCCATGGCGGACGTGGGGATGGGCGTCTACGAGGCCGTCGAGGACCTGCGCGCCGGCGCCTTCCCGGCCGGCCGGGTGCGCCGCATCGGCCTGTCCGTGCCCGGCGCGGTCGGTCTCTCGCTGGCACCGGACGTGCCGGCGCGCACGCGCGAGCGGATCGCCGCCATCACGGCCGACATCGCGGCCGGCCGCCTCGTGGTGCCGGAGGCCTACGACGGGGCGGAATTCGCGACTCCGCGCTGA
- a CDS encoding tripartite tricarboxylate transporter substrate binding protein, protein MITRRTLARRAALAAAFAAAGVAAPAVLAQAYPQKTVRLIVPWPAGGATDAVGRALAEALRVQLGQSVVVDNIAGAGGNIGTQQFVRQPADGHTLLLATSSTNSANPYLYKKTGFDPIRDFTPVASLAVIPSVMIVAAGSPYRTPADVVKAARATPGRLSYGSGGVGNSAHLAGELFKSVAGIDVIHVPYKGSAPALTDVMAGQLDYMLDTGAYGQLKGGKVRAIAVASTRRHPLLPAVPTFDELGMKGMTMNAWYGLAAPANTPPAVVQRLNAAVQAAFSSGDLSQRLADIGAEVRPGDAAGFAAFWKSELDRYAGLVKLTGATLD, encoded by the coding sequence ATGATCACCCGAAGAACCCTGGCGCGCCGTGCCGCGCTCGCCGCCGCCTTCGCCGCCGCGGGCGTGGCCGCGCCGGCCGTGCTGGCGCAGGCCTACCCGCAGAAGACCGTGCGCCTGATCGTGCCGTGGCCCGCCGGCGGCGCCACCGACGCCGTCGGCCGCGCGCTGGCCGAAGCGCTGCGCGTGCAGCTCGGCCAGAGCGTCGTGGTGGACAACATCGCCGGCGCGGGCGGCAACATCGGCACCCAGCAGTTCGTGCGCCAGCCGGCGGACGGCCACACCCTGTTGCTGGCCACCAGCTCGACCAACTCGGCCAACCCCTACCTCTACAAGAAGACGGGCTTCGACCCGATCCGGGACTTCACGCCGGTGGCCTCGCTGGCCGTCATCCCCAGCGTGATGATCGTGGCGGCCGGCTCGCCGTACCGGACGCCGGCGGACGTGGTGAAGGCCGCCCGGGCGACCCCCGGCCGACTCTCGTACGGCTCCGGCGGCGTCGGCAACTCGGCGCACCTGGCGGGCGAACTCTTCAAGTCGGTGGCCGGCATCGACGTGATCCACGTGCCCTACAAGGGCAGCGCGCCGGCCCTGACCGACGTCATGGCCGGCCAGCTCGACTACATGCTCGACACCGGCGCCTACGGCCAGCTCAAGGGCGGCAAGGTGCGCGCGATCGCCGTCGCCTCGACCCGGCGTCACCCGCTGCTGCCGGCCGTGCCGACGTTCGACGAACTGGGCATGAAGGGCATGACCATGAACGCCTGGTACGGCCTGGCGGCGCCGGCGAACACGCCGCCGGCGGTTGTCCAGCGGCTCAACGCGGCCGTGCAGGCGGCCTTCTCCTCGGGCGACCTGAGCCAGCGCCTCGCCGACATCGGCGCCGAGGTGCGCCCGGGCGACGCGGCCGGCTTCGCGGCGTTCTGGAAGTCCGAACTCGATCGCTATGCGGGCCTGGTCAAACTGACCGGCGCGACGCTGGACTGA
- a CDS encoding tripartite tricarboxylate transporter substrate binding protein has product MSLSFAAAGAVAAIALLGAARTAHAQPAYPSAPVTMVVGWPAGGPSDNVARLIANAMGRTLGQTVVIDNRAGAGGNIGTDIAAKAKPDGYTIMLATATSHGLNSALYARLNHDPVKDFAPVGMIASSPSVLLVPATSPFKTVADVLAQARANPGKLNYASGGVGSSQHLAGARFVKLANVDIPHIPYKGTAPAMTDVMAGRVDMILTTGAVSFVRSGKVRAVAVASKERLPTLPDVPTFDEAGLKGFHTDSWYGLVAPAGTPQPVLEKLNAALAQALAQPEVRTQLAELGAPAAQPMSTDRFWAFVKQQMPEAAELVRASGAKVE; this is encoded by the coding sequence ATGTCCCTTTCTTTCGCGGCCGCCGGCGCGGTTGCGGCCATCGCGCTGCTGGGCGCCGCCCGGACCGCGCACGCGCAGCCCGCCTACCCCTCGGCCCCGGTCACGATGGTGGTCGGCTGGCCGGCGGGCGGGCCGTCCGACAACGTTGCGCGGCTGATCGCCAACGCCATGGGCCGCACGCTCGGACAGACCGTCGTCATCGACAACCGCGCCGGCGCCGGCGGCAACATCGGCACCGACATCGCCGCCAAGGCCAAGCCGGACGGCTACACCATCATGCTGGCGACGGCCACCTCCCACGGGCTGAACTCGGCCCTGTACGCCAGGCTCAATCACGACCCCGTCAAGGACTTCGCGCCGGTGGGCATGATCGCCAGCTCCCCGAGCGTGCTGCTGGTCCCCGCCACCTCGCCCTTCAAGACCGTCGCCGACGTGCTGGCCCAGGCCCGGGCGAATCCCGGCAAGCTGAACTACGCCTCGGGCGGCGTCGGCTCCAGCCAGCACCTGGCCGGCGCGCGCTTCGTCAAGCTCGCGAACGTCGACATCCCGCACATCCCCTACAAGGGCACCGCCCCGGCCATGACCGACGTGATGGCGGGCCGCGTGGACATGATCCTGACGACGGGCGCGGTGTCGTTCGTGCGCTCGGGCAAGGTGCGCGCCGTGGCGGTGGCGTCGAAGGAACGCCTGCCCACCCTGCCCGACGTGCCGACCTTCGACGAGGCCGGCCTGAAGGGCTTCCACACCGATTCCTGGTACGGCCTGGTCGCGCCGGCCGGCACGCCGCAGCCGGTGCTGGAGAAGCTCAACGCGGCGCTGGCCCAGGCGCTGGCGCAGCCCGAGGTGAGGACGCAGCTGGCGGAGCTGGGCGCGCCCGCCGCGCAACCGATGTCGACGGACCGGTTCTGGGCCTTCGTGAAGCAGCAGATGCCCGAGGCCGCCGAGCTGGTGCGCGCCTCCGGCGCCAAGGTCGAGTGA
- a CDS encoding RraA family protein — protein sequence MHNGLRILRRRRAVSLDLARQFLEVPVANVSDCMARMTAGGARLRPMHSGGRMAGPALTVKSRPGDNLMLHKALQLAKPGDVIVVDAGGDLTNAITGEIMVGDAIGQGLGGFVIDGAIRDAGFIRANAFPVYAAGVTHRGPYKDGPGEINVPIAIDGMVIEPGDLVIGDEDGFLCVPFDDVERLLAAAHQKQAAETVMVAGIKDGSYDRAWVDATLTRLGCFIEP from the coding sequence ATGCACAACGGACTTCGCATCCTCCGGCGCCGCCGCGCCGTCTCCCTCGACCTCGCCCGCCAGTTCCTGGAGGTGCCGGTGGCCAACGTCAGCGACTGCATGGCGCGCATGACCGCCGGCGGCGCGCGCCTGCGCCCGATGCATTCGGGCGGGCGCATGGCCGGCCCGGCGCTCACCGTCAAGAGCCGCCCGGGCGACAACCTGATGCTGCACAAGGCGCTGCAGCTGGCGAAGCCCGGCGACGTCATCGTCGTGGACGCCGGGGGCGACCTCACCAACGCCATCACCGGCGAGATCATGGTGGGCGACGCCATCGGCCAGGGCCTGGGCGGCTTCGTCATCGACGGCGCCATCCGCGACGCCGGCTTCATCCGCGCCAACGCCTTCCCCGTCTACGCCGCCGGCGTGACGCACCGCGGCCCCTACAAGGACGGCCCCGGCGAGATCAACGTGCCCATCGCCATCGACGGCATGGTGATCGAGCCGGGCGACCTGGTCATCGGCGACGAGGACGGCTTCCTGTGCGTGCCCTTCGACGACGTCGAGCGGCTGCTGGCGGCCGCGCACCAGAAGCAGGCGGCCGAGACCGTCATGGTCGCGGGCATCAAGGACGGTAGCTACGACCGCGCCTGGGTCGACGCCACCCTGACCCGGCTGGGCTGCTTCATCGAGCCATGA
- a CDS encoding amino acid ABC transporter substrate-binding protein, producing MTSHRSLATGLGLAVALACGTAAAQNNDTLAKVKASGVITIGARDSQVPFSYKPVGGGDPVGFTNDICLRIVEAVKARLALPALEVRYTILTSTNRIPLLANGTVDLDCATTTNTVQRQEQVAFAPSHFVTSITAAVKKDSGIDSFADLRGKTVSTVAGSTGLQLLRTYRKTENMEVESLAAKDTADGFLLLGTGRAVAYILDDVQLAGLIATSPRPGDYKILTGESLRQEPYGIMYRKDDPQFKEVVDGTVTQLMKSGAIEPLYRKWFMSPIPPTNANLNFPMTEAVREAYRNPSNKGV from the coding sequence ACCGTTCCCTCGCCACCGGCCTCGGCCTCGCCGTCGCGCTCGCCTGCGGCACCGCCGCCGCCCAGAACAACGACACCCTGGCCAAGGTCAAGGCCAGCGGCGTCATCACCATCGGCGCGCGCGACAGCCAGGTGCCGTTCTCGTACAAGCCCGTGGGCGGCGGCGACCCGGTCGGCTTCACCAACGACATCTGCCTGCGGATCGTCGAGGCCGTCAAGGCCAGGCTCGCGCTGCCGGCCCTGGAGGTGCGCTACACGATCCTGACCTCGACCAACCGCATCCCGCTGCTGGCCAACGGCACCGTGGACCTGGACTGCGCCACCACCACCAACACCGTGCAGCGCCAGGAGCAGGTGGCCTTCGCGCCCAGCCACTTCGTCACCAGCATCACCGCGGCGGTGAAGAAGGACTCGGGCATCGACAGCTTCGCCGACCTCCGGGGCAAGACGGTCTCGACCGTGGCCGGCAGCACCGGCCTGCAGTTGCTGCGCACCTACCGCAAGACCGAGAACATGGAGGTCGAGAGCCTCGCGGCGAAGGACACGGCCGACGGCTTCCTGCTGCTGGGCACCGGCCGCGCCGTGGCCTACATCCTGGACGACGTGCAGCTCGCCGGTCTGATCGCCACCTCGCCCAGGCCGGGCGACTACAAGATCCTGACGGGCGAATCGCTGCGCCAGGAGCCCTACGGGATCATGTACCGCAAGGACGACCCGCAGTTCAAGGAGGTCGTGGACGGCACCGTCACGCAGCTGATGAAGTCCGGCGCCATCGAGCCGCTCTACCGCAAGTGGTTCATGTCGCCGATCCCGCCGACCAACGCCAACCTCAACTTCCCGATGACCGAGGCCGTCCGCGAGGCCTACCGCAACCCCAGCAACAAGGGCGTCTGA